TTCCGAATGGAATGGCTCCCGCTGCCCCGGGGGGCCATCATCGAGGACAGTCGATTCTGTAGAGAGGACGAACTTATGTACCAGCATCAATCATCCGCGGAGGCGTCGCACTTCGAGGCCGCGCCCTATTTTCGGGAAGACCCGCGGCTCGCCGGCTTTCGTCATCGGTTCGATACGGTAGACGGGGTGCGCCTTCATTTTGTCGAAGGAGGCCGCGCCGACGGCGAGACCATCGTCCTGCTCGCCGGGTTTCCGGAAAGCTGGTACGCGTGGCGGAGAATCATGCCGCTTCTCGCGGACGAATTCAGAATCGTGGCGCCGGATCTTCCCGGACAAGGCGATTCGGATCGTCCACTCGTCGGTTACGACACGCAGACCGTCGCGGCAACGCTTGCGCGCCTGCTGGAGCGGCAAAATATCGCGCGCTTTTACCTGGCCGCTCACGACGTCGGGGCGTGGGTCGCCTATCCGTTTGCCGCGATGTATCCCGATTCAGTGAAGCGATTGGCGTTGCTCGACGCGGGGATACCCGGCATCACGCTGCCCGCCGCACTGCCGATCGAGCCCGGCAACGCATGGCGCACGTGGCACTTCGCATTTCATGCTGTCGCCGACCTGCCGGAGACGTTGATTGCCGGCAAGGAGCGCGAGTATCTCGATTGGTTCTTGCGTCGCAAGGCGGCCAATCCCGAGTCGTTCTCCGACGCGGATGTCGACGAGTATCTCCGGGTGTTCACCCGGGACGGCGGGTTGCGAGCGGGGCTGGCCTTCTACCGGGCCGTGTCGGAGTCGTCGGCGCAGAACCGCAAGCTGCAGGCGCTGGGGAAGCTGAAGATGCCCGTGCTCGCCGTCAGTGCGGATCAGGGATCCATACCCGACATGGCGGGGCCGCTTGAACATGTCGCGGAACAGGTGACGGCTGCGACGATCGCGTATAGCGGGCATTTCATTCCCGAGGAGCAACCGCAGGCGCTGGCGCGCGAGTTGCGCAATTTCTTCCGTTAGCACGCCGCCGCAAGTCGATAGCGATGCCCTGGGCGGCCTGCGGCGGTCGAGAAATCGCGCCGCGCAAGCCAGCATGGGTGCGGCGCACGGATGCGTCGCACGCGTCGCACGCGTGGGCGCGTTTGGCCGGGTTGCGCATCGCTCGCGACAACCTGCGCCAAGTGCGTATGCCGACGGCGCGACTTGTCCGCGTCCGGCCGCCGCGCTTGCCGGGTAATGCTTATCCGGGTATCGCCTGTACCACCCAACTCACTGTTTTTATTCACTTTTTTCGTTATCGTGGTACTCCGCGGGCCGATTTTGCGTGGCATAATCGACCACATCCGCAAGGCTTGTAGTCACAACGACCCCGCATACCCATGGCACAGACTCTCTACGACAAACTGTGGAACACCCACGTGGTCCACACCGAGGAAGACGGCACGACCCTGCTCTACATCGACCGTCAGCTGCTGCATGAAGTCACGAGCCCGCAGGCGTTCGAAGGGCTGAAGATCGCGCAGCGTCCGGTGTGGCGCATCAGCGCGAACCTGGCCGTGTCGGACCACAACGTGCCGACGACGGACCGCAGCCACGGCATCGCCGATCCCGTCTCGAAGCTGCAGGTCGACACGCTCGATTCGAATTGCGACGCATTCGGCATCACGCAGTTCAAGATGAACGACGTGCGCCAGGGCATCGTCCACATCATCGGGCCGGAGCAGGGCGCGACGCTGCCGGGCATGACGATCGTGTGCGGCGATTCGCATACGTCGACGCACGGCGCGTTCGGCGCGCTCGCGCACGGCATCGGCACGTCGGAAGTCGAGCACGTGCTCGCGACGCAGACCCTGCTGCAGAAGAAGAGCAAGAACATGCTCGTGAAGGTCGAGGGCGCACTGCCGCGCGGCTGTACCGCGAAGGACATCGTGCTCGCGATCATCGGCAAGATCGGCACCGCGGGCGGTACGGGCTACGCGATCGAATTCGGCGGCTCGACCATTCGCGCGCTGACGATGGAAGGCCGCATGACCGTCTGCAACATGGCGATCGAGGCCGGCGCGCGCGCAGGCATGGTCGCGGTGGACGACACGACGATCGACTACCTGAAGGGCCGTCCGTTCGTGCCGACCGGCGCGGAATGGGATCAGGCCGTCGAATACTGGCGGCAGTTCAAGTCGGACGACGGCGCGCAGTTCGACCGCGTGGTCGAGCTGAACGCGGCCGAGATCGTTCCGCAGGTCACGTGGGGCACGTCGCCGGAAATGGTCACGTCGATCGACGGTCGCGTGCCCGATCCCGAGCGCGAGAAGGATCCGGTCAAGCGCGACGCGATGGAGCGCGCGCTGGCATACATGGCGCTCGAGCCGAACACGCCGATCGAATCGATCAAGGTCGACAAGATCTTCATCGGCTCGTGCACGAACGCACGGATCGAGGACATCCGCGCGGCCGCGTACGTCGTGAAGAAGCTGAACCGTCGCGTCGCGTCGAACGTGCGGCTCGCGATGGTCGTGCCGGGCTCGGGCCTCGTGAAGGCGCAGGCCGAGCGCGAAGGGCTCGACAAGGTGTTCACCGATGCGGGCTTCGAATGGCGCGAGCCGGGCTGCTCGATGTGCCTCGCGATGAACGCCGACCGGCTCGAGCCGGGCGAGCGCTGCGCGTCGACGTCGAACCGCAACTTCGAAGGCCGGCAGGGCGCGGGCGGTCGCACGCACCTCGTGAGCCCCGCGATGGCGGCGGCCGCGGCGATCGAAGGTCACTTCGTCGACATTCGCCAGCTGGGGTAACACGTGACGGCATCGAAGGTCATCGCGCGGCTGGTTGCCGCGCTGGCGCTGGCGGGGCTGGGCTTCGGCCTCGCGGGGTGCAATACCGTCCGAGGCTTCGGGGAAGACGTCAATGCCGCCGGCAGCGCACTGAAGCGCGCCGCGGAGTGACGTTTCCCGCCGAGAATTTGTCGATGTGCGCCGGCTGAATGCCGGCCCTTCAACCGGATAGACGGATCATGGAAAAATTCACTGTACATACCGGCGTCGTGGCGCCGCTCGATCGCGAGAACGTCGACACCGACGCGATCATCCCGAAGCAGTTCCTGAAGTCGATCAAGCGCACGGGCTTCGGTCCGAACGCATTCGACGAGTGGCGCTATCTCGATCACGGCGAGCCGGGCCAGGACAACTCGAAGCGTCCGCTGAACCCGGACTTCGTGCTGAACCAGCCGCGCTACCAGGGCGCATCGGTGCTGCTTGCACGCAAGAACTTCGGCTGCGGCAGCTCGCGCGAGCACGCGCCGTGGGCGCTGCAGCAGTACGGCTTCCGCGCGATCATCGCGCCGAGCTTCGCCGACATCTTCTTCAACAACTGCTACAAGAACGGGCTGCTGCCGATCGTGCTGACCGAGCAGCAGGTCGATCACCTGTTCAACGAGACGGTGGCGTTCAACGGCTTTCAACTGACGATCGACCTCGACGCGCAGGTCGTGCGCGCGGGCGACGGCCGCGAGTATCCGTTCGAGATCGCCGCGTTCCGCAAGTACTGCCTGCTGAACGGCTTCGACGACATCGGCCTCACGCTGCGCCACGCGGACAAGATCCGCCAGTTCGAAGCCGAGCGGCTCGTGAAGCAGCCGTGGCTCAACACCAAGCTGGTCGGCTGATCGCGCGTGGCGGGCGGGCGCGCCGTGCGTGCGCTCGCCGGCCTGCCTCCATAACAATCTACCCTGTCAGGAATTTCGCATGAAGATTGCAGTGCTGCCCGGCGACGGCATCGGTCCGGAAATCGTCAATGAAGCGGTGAAGGTGCTGAACGCACTCGACGAGAAGTTCGAACTCGAACAGGCGCCGGTCGGCGGCGCGGGCTACGAGGCGAGCGGCCATCCGCTGCCCGACGCGACGCTGGCGCTCGCGAAGCAGGCCGACGCGATCCTGTTCGGCGCGGTCGGCGACTGGAAGTACGACTCGCTGGAGCGCGCGCTGCGCCCCGAGCAGGCGATTCTCGGGCTGCGCAAGCACCTCGAGCTGTTCGCGAACTTCCGCCCGGCGATCTGCTATCCGCAGCTCGTCGATGCGTCGCCGTTGAAGCCGGAGCTCGTCGCGGGCCTCGACATCCTGATCGTGCGCGAACTGAACGGCGACATCTACTTCGGCCAGCCGCGCGGCGTGCGCGCGGCGCCGGACGGCCCGTTCGCCGGCGAGCGCGAAGGCTTCGACACGATGCGCTATTCGGAGCCGGAAGTGCGCCGCATCGCGCACGTCGCGTTCCAGGCCGCGCAAAAGCGCGCGAAGAAGCTGCTGTCGGTCGACAAGTCGAACGTGCTGGAAACGTCGCAGTTCTGGCGCGACATCATGATCGACGTGTCGAAGGAGTACGCGGACGTCGAGCTGTCGCACATGTACGTCGACAACGCGGCGATGCAGCTCGCGAAGGCGCCGAAGCAGTTCGACGTGATCGTCACGGGCAACATGTTCGGCGACATCCTGTCGGATGAAGCGTCGATGCTGACGGGTTCGATCGGCATGCTGCCGTCGGCATCGCTCGACAAGCACAACAAGGGGCTGTACGAGCCGTCGCACGGTTCGGCGCCGGACATCGCGGGCAAGGGCATCGCGAACCCGCTCGCGACGATCCTGTCGGCCGCGATGCTGCTGCGCTACTCGCTGAATCGCGCGGAGCAGGCCGATCGCATCGAGCGGGCGGTGAAAACGGTGCTCGAACAGGGTTATCGCACGGGCGACATCGCGACGCCGGGCTGCAAGCAGGTCGGCACGGCGGCGATGGGCGACGCGGTGGTCGCGGCGCTGTAAGCGGACGGAAATGAAGTCCGGTAATTAAGATGAAAAGGGCGCGAACGGGCCGGAAAAATCGGCCGGTTCGCGCACCGTTGGCCGTTGTGCGGGCCAGCGGCTTTGTGTAGACTCGAACGATGGCGCTGATTTCCCTGATCTCCCCGGTCCTGAAACTCCACGGCAACACTGCCCGTGCGGGTGCGCGCGCCATCGTCATCACGAAAACCATTACCACGAAAACGATCATTAAACGCTGATCGCCGTCGTGCCCGCCTGTTTCCCCGCGCGGTCACGCGGGACGGAAATGGCGGGGAAGCTCCATTCAAGCAAAGGGTTAGTCATGAACGTAGGTCTCGTAGGTTGGCGCGGCATGGTCGGCAGCGTCCTGATGCAGCGCATGCAGGAAGAGGGCGATTTCGACCTGATCGAACCGGTGTTCTTCAGCACCAGCAACACGGGCGGCAAGGCGCCGTCGTTCGCGAAAAACGAGACCACGCTCAAGGACGCGACCAACGTCGACGAGCTGAAGAAGTGCGACGTGATCATCACGTGCCAGGGCGGCGACTACACGAACGACGTGTTCCCGAAGCTGCGCGCGGCCGGCTGGAACGGCTACTGGATCGACGCGGCATCGTCGCTGCGGATGCAGGACGACGCGGTCATCATCCTCGATCCGGTCAACCTCGACGTGATCAAGGATGCGCTGGTCAAGGGCACGAAGAACTTCATCGGCGGCAACTGCACGGTCAGCCTGATGCTGATGGCGCTCGGCGGCCTGTTCCGCGAGAACCTCGTCGATTGGATCACGGCGATGACCTACCAGGCCGCATCGGGCGCGGGCGCGCAGAACATGCGCGAGCTGCTGTCGCAGATGGGCACGCTGAACGGCGCGGTGCAGGAACAGCTCGCCGATCCGGCGTCCGCGATCCTCGACATCGACCGTCGCGTGCTGGCCGCGATGAACAGCGACGCGATGCCGACGAGCCACTTCGGCGTGCCGCTGGCCGGTTCGCTGATTCCGTGGATCGACAAGGATCTCGGCAACGGGATGTCGAAGGAAGAGTGGAAGGGCGGCGCGGAAACCAACAAGATCCTCGGCAAGCCGGCGATGGGCGAGCCGGGTTCGATCCCGGTCGATGGCCTGTGCGTGCGGATCGGCGCGATGCGCTGCCACTCGCAGGCGCTGACGATCAAGCTGAAGAAGGACGTGCCGCTCGACGAAATCAACGGCATCCTCGCATCGGCGAACGACTGGGTGAAGGTCGTGCCGAACGAGCGTGAAGCGTCGATGCGCGACCTGTCGCCGGCGAAGATCACCGGCACGCTGTCGGTGCCGGTCGGCCGCCTGCGCAAGCTCGCGATGGGCGGCGAATACCTGTCGGCGTTCACGGTCGGCGACCAGCTGCTGTGGGGCGCGGCCGAGCCGCTGCGCCGCATGCTGCGCATCCTGCTCGACAAGTAAGCACGCTGGCGGTCCGGCCCGCGGGCCGCGCTGCACGATACGACGCGCCGCGTCGGCCTTGGGATTCAGGGTCGGCGCGGCGCATTTTTCATGGGCGGTCGTTCAGCGCAGGTTCAGCAGCGTCTGGTCGACGGCCTGCTGAGTCTTGATCGTCTGCGCATTCGCCTGGTAATTGCGCTGCGCGGTGATCAGGTTCACGAGCTCGGTCGTCAGGTTGACGTTCGAGTTTTCGAGCGCGCTACCCTGCAGCGTGCCGTGGTTCGTGCTGCCCGGAGCTGAGACCTGCGGCACGCCCGACGCGGCCGTTTCCGCATACTGGTTGCCGCCGATGTTCACGAGCCCGTTCGGGTTGTTGAAGTTCGCGAGCGCGATCAGGCCGAGCACCGCGCTCTGGCCGTTCGAATAGTTGCCGGTGAGCTTGCCGTCGGTGCCGATCGAGAACGTCGTCAGCGTGCCGCTCGCGAAGCCGTCCTGCGCGAGATTGCTCACACCGTCCTTGCCGCCGTACTGCGTCGTGCCGCCGAGGTCGAGCGTCAGGTTCTGCGGATTGGCGCCGCCCGTCGTGCTCGGGATCGAGAACGCGAACTGGCCGAGGCTCGGCGTCGGCTGGCCGGTCGCGGCCGACGTCGTCGAGCTGAGCCGGCCCGACGCATCGAACGTGACGGTGCCGAGATTCGTCGGCGTCTGGCCCTGCACGCCCGCGTAGGCCTGCCACGTGCCGGCCGCGCCCTTCGCGAAGTACATCGTGACCTGTTGCGAGCCGCCGAGCGTGTCGTAGACCTGGATCGACGAGTTGTAGTTGTACGTCGTGTTGTCGGTCGCGTTGAACGGCGTCTTGGCCGGCACCTTGTCTTGCGCGTTCAGGTTGAACTGGCCGGTGATCCTGCTCGTCGCGCGCGGTGCGATGTTGCTGGTCGGCGCCTGCAGCGGCACGGTCTGCGCGGTGTTGATCACGCCGCCGGCGCCTGCCGCATAGCCCATCAGGTTGCGGCCTTGCGCGTCGACGATCGCGCCGTTCTTGTCGCGGTGGAACGTGCCGTCGCGCGAGTACGTGGTCACGCCGTTGCTCGACATCTGGAAGAAGCCGTTGCCGTTGATTGCAACGTCGAGCGACGACTTCGTCGAGTTGATCGTCCCCTGGCCGAAAT
This is a stretch of genomic DNA from Burkholderia cenocepacia. It encodes these proteins:
- a CDS encoding alpha/beta fold hydrolase, translating into MYQHQSSAEASHFEAAPYFREDPRLAGFRHRFDTVDGVRLHFVEGGRADGETIVLLAGFPESWYAWRRIMPLLADEFRIVAPDLPGQGDSDRPLVGYDTQTVAATLARLLERQNIARFYLAAHDVGAWVAYPFAAMYPDSVKRLALLDAGIPGITLPAALPIEPGNAWRTWHFAFHAVADLPETLIAGKEREYLDWFLRRKAANPESFSDADVDEYLRVFTRDGGLRAGLAFYRAVSESSAQNRKLQALGKLKMPVLAVSADQGSIPDMAGPLEHVAEQVTAATIAYSGHFIPEEQPQALARELRNFFR
- the leuC gene encoding 3-isopropylmalate dehydratase large subunit; amino-acid sequence: MAQTLYDKLWNTHVVHTEEDGTTLLYIDRQLLHEVTSPQAFEGLKIAQRPVWRISANLAVSDHNVPTTDRSHGIADPVSKLQVDTLDSNCDAFGITQFKMNDVRQGIVHIIGPEQGATLPGMTIVCGDSHTSTHGAFGALAHGIGTSEVEHVLATQTLLQKKSKNMLVKVEGALPRGCTAKDIVLAIIGKIGTAGGTGYAIEFGGSTIRALTMEGRMTVCNMAIEAGARAGMVAVDDTTIDYLKGRPFVPTGAEWDQAVEYWRQFKSDDGAQFDRVVELNAAEIVPQVTWGTSPEMVTSIDGRVPDPEREKDPVKRDAMERALAYMALEPNTPIESIKVDKIFIGSCTNARIEDIRAAAYVVKKLNRRVASNVRLAMVVPGSGLVKAQAEREGLDKVFTDAGFEWREPGCSMCLAMNADRLEPGERCASTSNRNFEGRQGAGGRTHLVSPAMAAAAAIEGHFVDIRQLG
- a CDS encoding entericidin A/B family lipoprotein, with translation MTASKVIARLVAALALAGLGFGLAGCNTVRGFGEDVNAAGSALKRAAE
- the leuD gene encoding 3-isopropylmalate dehydratase small subunit; the protein is MEKFTVHTGVVAPLDRENVDTDAIIPKQFLKSIKRTGFGPNAFDEWRYLDHGEPGQDNSKRPLNPDFVLNQPRYQGASVLLARKNFGCGSSREHAPWALQQYGFRAIIAPSFADIFFNNCYKNGLLPIVLTEQQVDHLFNETVAFNGFQLTIDLDAQVVRAGDGREYPFEIAAFRKYCLLNGFDDIGLTLRHADKIRQFEAERLVKQPWLNTKLVG
- the leuB gene encoding 3-isopropylmalate dehydrogenase; translated protein: MKIAVLPGDGIGPEIVNEAVKVLNALDEKFELEQAPVGGAGYEASGHPLPDATLALAKQADAILFGAVGDWKYDSLERALRPEQAILGLRKHLELFANFRPAICYPQLVDASPLKPELVAGLDILIVRELNGDIYFGQPRGVRAAPDGPFAGEREGFDTMRYSEPEVRRIAHVAFQAAQKRAKKLLSVDKSNVLETSQFWRDIMIDVSKEYADVELSHMYVDNAAMQLAKAPKQFDVIVTGNMFGDILSDEASMLTGSIGMLPSASLDKHNKGLYEPSHGSAPDIAGKGIANPLATILSAAMLLRYSLNRAEQADRIERAVKTVLEQGYRTGDIATPGCKQVGTAAMGDAVVAAL
- the asd gene encoding aspartate-semialdehyde dehydrogenase — encoded protein: MNVGLVGWRGMVGSVLMQRMQEEGDFDLIEPVFFSTSNTGGKAPSFAKNETTLKDATNVDELKKCDVIITCQGGDYTNDVFPKLRAAGWNGYWIDAASSLRMQDDAVIILDPVNLDVIKDALVKGTKNFIGGNCTVSLMLMALGGLFRENLVDWITAMTYQAASGAGAQNMRELLSQMGTLNGAVQEQLADPASAILDIDRRVLAAMNSDAMPTSHFGVPLAGSLIPWIDKDLGNGMSKEEWKGGAETNKILGKPAMGEPGSIPVDGLCVRIGAMRCHSQALTIKLKKDVPLDEINGILASANDWVKVVPNEREASMRDLSPAKITGTLSVPVGRLRKLAMGGEYLSAFTVGDQLLWGAAEPLRRMLRILLDK
- the flgE gene encoding flagellar hook protein FlgE, with protein sequence MGYQQGLSGLAGASSNLDVIGNNIANANTVGFKQGRANFADMYANSVATSVNTQIGIGTRLASVQQNFGQGTINSTKSSLDVAINGNGFFQMSSNGVTTYSRDGTFHRDKNGAIVDAQGRNLMGYAAGAGGVINTAQTVPLQAPTSNIAPRATSRITGQFNLNAQDKVPAKTPFNATDNTTYNYNSSIQVYDTLGGSQQVTMYFAKGAAGTWQAYAGVQGQTPTNLGTVTFDASGRLSSTTSAATGQPTPSLGQFAFSIPSTTGGANPQNLTLDLGGTTQYGGKDGVSNLAQDGFASGTLTTFSIGTDGKLTGNYSNGQSAVLGLIALANFNNPNGLVNIGGNQYAETAASGVPQVSAPGSTNHGTLQGSALENSNVNLTTELVNLITAQRNYQANAQTIKTQQAVDQTLLNLR